The Juglans regia cultivar Chandler chromosome 2, Walnut 2.0, whole genome shotgun sequence genome includes a window with the following:
- the LOC108999220 gene encoding aldehyde dehydrogenase family 2 member B4, mitochondrial isoform X1 has product MAARRLSSLLSRSLSVSGSASLLLSRGTTSCHGRSISRFSTASVAEELITPPVQITYTQNLINGQFVDAASGKNFPTYDPRTGEVIAHVAEGDAEDINRAVAAARKAFDEGPWPKMTAYERSRILLRFADLVEKNTEELAALESWNNGKPYEQAAQAELPMLARLFRYYAGWADKIHGLTVPADGDYHVQTLHEPIGVAGQIIPWNFPLLMFAWKVGPALACGNTVVLKTAEQTPLTALYAAKLFHEAGLPPGVLNIVSGFGPTAGAALASHMDVDKLAFTGSTDTGKIVLELAARSNLKPVTLELGGKSPFIVCEDADIDRAVELAHFALFFNQGQCCCAGSRTYVHERIYDEFIEKSKARATRRVVGDPFKKGVEQGPQIDAEQFDKVLRYIRSGIQSNATLECGGDRLGSKGYFIQPTVFSNVQDDMLIAKDEIFGPVQSILKFKDIDDVIRRANTTRYGLAAGVFTRSLDTANTLTRALRAGTIWVNCFDVFDAAIPFGGYKMSGIGREKGIYSLHNYLQVKAVVTPLKKAAWL; this is encoded by the exons ATGGCTGCTCGCAGGCTCTCCTCGCTTCTGTCTCGCTCTCTGTCTGTTTCTGGGTCTGCTTCTCTGCTTTTGTCTCGAG GAACAACTTCTTGCCATGGGAGAAGCATCAGCAGGTTTAGCACTGCTTCAGTCGCCGAGGAATTAATCACTCCCCCTGTTCAAATAACTTATACCCAGAATCTGATTAATGGGCAATTTGTTGATGCTGCATCAG GAAAAAACTTTCCAACATATGACCCTCGTACTGGGGAAGTGATTGCGCATGTTGCTGAAGGTGATGCTGAAGATATCAACCGTGCTGTAGCTGCTGCACGGAAGGCATTTGATGAGGGACCGTGGCCAAAGATGACAGCTTAT GAAAGATCACGGATATTGTTGCGATTTGCTGATTTGGTTGAGAAAAACACTGAAGAGCTTGCAGCTCTAGAGTCATGGAACAATGGGAAGCCTTATGAACAGGCTGCACAAGCTGAATTGCCAATGCTTGCTCGTCTATTTCGCTACTATGCTG GCTGGGCAGATAAAATCCATGGACTAACAGTTCCGGCTGATGGAGATTATCATGTGCAAACGTTGCATGAACCAATTGGAGTTGCAGGACAAATCATTCCCTGGAACTTTCCTCTTCTCATGTTTGCTTGGAAAGTTGGGCCTGCTCTAGCATGTGGTAATACTGTAGTCCTGAAGACAGCAGAGCAAACACCTTTGACTGCTCTCTATGCGGCAAAGCTGTTCCATGAG GCCGGTCTTCCTCCAGGCgtattaaatattgtttctgGCTTTGGTCCGACTGCTGGTGCAGCTCTTGCCAGCCATATGGATGTGGACAAG CTAGCTTTCACGGGATCAACTGATACTGGAAAAATTGTACTTGAATTGGCTGCGAGAAGCAATCTTAAGCCTGTAACACTAGAGCTGGGAGGGAAGTCACCTTTCATAGTATGCGAGGATGCTGATATTGATAGGGCTGTggagcttgcacactttgctCTTTTCTTTAATCAG GGTCAATGTTGCTGTGCTGGTTCTCGTACATATGTACATGAACGAATCTATGATGAGTTCATAGAGAAATCAAAGGCACGTGCTACAAGACGTGTTGTAGGTGATCCCTTCAAGAAGGGTGTGGAACAAGGTCCTCAG ATTGATGCGGAGCAATTTGATAAAGTCCTTAGGTACATAAGATCTGGAATCCAAAGCAATGCCACCCTTGAATGTGGAGGTGACAGATTAGGCTCCAAAGGCTACTTTATTCAGCCCACTGTCTTCTCCAATGTCCAG GATGATATGTTGATAGCAAAGGATGAGATCTTTGGCCCAGTGCAATCCATCTTGAAATTCAA GGATATTGATGACGTAATACGAAGGGCAAATACAACGCGCTATGGTCTAGCTGCAGGAGTATTTACAAGAAGCTTGGACACTGCTAACACCTTGACCCGAGCACTAAGAGCTGGTACGATATGGGTTAATTGCTTCGATGTGTTTGATGCTGCAATTCCTTTTGGTGGGTACAAGATGAGTGGTATAGGCAGGGAGAAGGGAATCTACAGCCTTCACAACTACCTGCAAGTCAAGGCTGTTGTTACTCCTTTGAAGAAGGCAGCATGGTTGTAA
- the LOC108999270 gene encoding protein DSS1 HOMOLOG ON CHROMOSOME V-like, with protein sequence MATEPKEATEDAKIDLFEDDDEFEEFEINEEWEDKEEGKDVTQQWEDDWDDDDVNDDFSLQLRRELENNTEKKN encoded by the exons ATGGCGACGGAGCCCAAGGAAGCAACTGAGGATGCGAAGATCGATTTGTTTGAGGACGACGATGAGTTCGAAGAGTTCGAGATCAATGAAG AGTGGGAAGACAAGGAGGAAGGGAAAGACGTGACACAGCAGTGGGAAGATGATtgggatgatgatgatgtcaaTGATGACTTCTCTCTGCAGCTGAGGAGGGAACTGGAGAACAATACGGAGAAGAAGAACTAa
- the LOC108999220 gene encoding aldehyde dehydrogenase family 2 member B4, mitochondrial isoform X2, which produces MFLVMRSLFGGYLESLKKPNYHSTGTTSCHGRSISRFSTASVAEELITPPVQITYTQNLINGQFVDAASGKNFPTYDPRTGEVIAHVAEGDAEDINRAVAAARKAFDEGPWPKMTAYERSRILLRFADLVEKNTEELAALESWNNGKPYEQAAQAELPMLARLFRYYAGWADKIHGLTVPADGDYHVQTLHEPIGVAGQIIPWNFPLLMFAWKVGPALACGNTVVLKTAEQTPLTALYAAKLFHEAGLPPGVLNIVSGFGPTAGAALASHMDVDKLAFTGSTDTGKIVLELAARSNLKPVTLELGGKSPFIVCEDADIDRAVELAHFALFFNQGQCCCAGSRTYVHERIYDEFIEKSKARATRRVVGDPFKKGVEQGPQIDAEQFDKVLRYIRSGIQSNATLECGGDRLGSKGYFIQPTVFSNVQDDMLIAKDEIFGPVQSILKFKDIDDVIRRANTTRYGLAAGVFTRSLDTANTLTRALRAGTIWVNCFDVFDAAIPFGGYKMSGIGREKGIYSLHNYLQVKAVVTPLKKAAWL; this is translated from the exons ATGTTTTTAGTGATGAGGTCCTTATTTGGAGGTTATTTAGAATCATTGAAGAAACCCAATTACCATTCAACTG GAACAACTTCTTGCCATGGGAGAAGCATCAGCAGGTTTAGCACTGCTTCAGTCGCCGAGGAATTAATCACTCCCCCTGTTCAAATAACTTATACCCAGAATCTGATTAATGGGCAATTTGTTGATGCTGCATCAG GAAAAAACTTTCCAACATATGACCCTCGTACTGGGGAAGTGATTGCGCATGTTGCTGAAGGTGATGCTGAAGATATCAACCGTGCTGTAGCTGCTGCACGGAAGGCATTTGATGAGGGACCGTGGCCAAAGATGACAGCTTAT GAAAGATCACGGATATTGTTGCGATTTGCTGATTTGGTTGAGAAAAACACTGAAGAGCTTGCAGCTCTAGAGTCATGGAACAATGGGAAGCCTTATGAACAGGCTGCACAAGCTGAATTGCCAATGCTTGCTCGTCTATTTCGCTACTATGCTG GCTGGGCAGATAAAATCCATGGACTAACAGTTCCGGCTGATGGAGATTATCATGTGCAAACGTTGCATGAACCAATTGGAGTTGCAGGACAAATCATTCCCTGGAACTTTCCTCTTCTCATGTTTGCTTGGAAAGTTGGGCCTGCTCTAGCATGTGGTAATACTGTAGTCCTGAAGACAGCAGAGCAAACACCTTTGACTGCTCTCTATGCGGCAAAGCTGTTCCATGAG GCCGGTCTTCCTCCAGGCgtattaaatattgtttctgGCTTTGGTCCGACTGCTGGTGCAGCTCTTGCCAGCCATATGGATGTGGACAAG CTAGCTTTCACGGGATCAACTGATACTGGAAAAATTGTACTTGAATTGGCTGCGAGAAGCAATCTTAAGCCTGTAACACTAGAGCTGGGAGGGAAGTCACCTTTCATAGTATGCGAGGATGCTGATATTGATAGGGCTGTggagcttgcacactttgctCTTTTCTTTAATCAG GGTCAATGTTGCTGTGCTGGTTCTCGTACATATGTACATGAACGAATCTATGATGAGTTCATAGAGAAATCAAAGGCACGTGCTACAAGACGTGTTGTAGGTGATCCCTTCAAGAAGGGTGTGGAACAAGGTCCTCAG ATTGATGCGGAGCAATTTGATAAAGTCCTTAGGTACATAAGATCTGGAATCCAAAGCAATGCCACCCTTGAATGTGGAGGTGACAGATTAGGCTCCAAAGGCTACTTTATTCAGCCCACTGTCTTCTCCAATGTCCAG GATGATATGTTGATAGCAAAGGATGAGATCTTTGGCCCAGTGCAATCCATCTTGAAATTCAA GGATATTGATGACGTAATACGAAGGGCAAATACAACGCGCTATGGTCTAGCTGCAGGAGTATTTACAAGAAGCTTGGACACTGCTAACACCTTGACCCGAGCACTAAGAGCTGGTACGATATGGGTTAATTGCTTCGATGTGTTTGATGCTGCAATTCCTTTTGGTGGGTACAAGATGAGTGGTATAGGCAGGGAGAAGGGAATCTACAGCCTTCACAACTACCTGCAAGTCAAGGCTGTTGTTACTCCTTTGAAGAAGGCAGCATGGTTGTAA
- the LOC108999158 gene encoding RING-H2 finger protein ATL56-like, which produces MEIFISVMLLFAGIAVLIVIHVCIAGRVHRRRNNQGDHDHNHTMVTISTEKKTMSNDDLKRLPCFEYKVAEKGNTSSVDCAVCLENFKMGDKCRLLPNCRHSFHVQCIDSWVLKTPVCPICRTCANPTSQDEVV; this is translated from the coding sequence ATGGAGATCTTCATCTCTGTGATGCTATTGTTTGCTGGTATTGCTGTATTGATAGTAATACACGTTTGTATTGCTGGGAGAGTTCATAGGAGACGGAATAATCAAGGTGATCATGACCATAATCATACTATGGTTACAATCAGCACTGAGAAGAAAACAATGTCCAACGATGATCTGAAAAGGCTTCCTTGCTTTGAGTACAAGGTAGCAGAAAAAGGGAATACTAGCTCAGTTGATTGTGCTGTGTGCCTGGAGAACTTCAAGATGGGTGATAAGTGCAGATTACTGCCAAATTGCAGACACAGCTTCCATGTTCAGTGCATAGATTCATGGGTGTTGAAGACACCAGTTTGTCCAATCTGTCGAACTTGTGCCAATCCTACCTCTCAAGATGAAGTGGTTTGA